A single window of Candidatus Trichorickettsia mobilis DNA harbors:
- a CDS encoding conjugal transfer protein TraD: MQNVVEQKVRLEQKKNRLIAEETRLKLKERKMRTRHLIEVGGLVTKAGLDYLPTNTLYGALLSIASSLETNQTVKDEWARIGKIKLDQEQTNKHAVILKFEQEPSSEIRKSIRNHGLKWNNLRKEWYGFISDLDSLKVELSTAAHNLEIIN, encoded by the coding sequence ATGCAAAATGTAGTAGAGCAAAAAGTTAGGTTAGAACAAAAAAAGAATAGACTGATTGCGGAGGAAACAAGGTTAAAACTCAAAGAGCGTAAAATGCGTACTAGGCATTTAATAGAAGTCGGCGGATTAGTTACTAAGGCAGGTTTAGATTATTTACCTACCAATACTCTTTACGGCGCATTATTATCAATTGCCTCATCATTAGAAACTAATCAAACAGTTAAAGATGAATGGGCTAGAATCGGTAAAATTAAGCTAGATCAAGAACAAACAAATAAGCATGCCGTGATTTTAAAGTTTGAACAAGAGCCGAGTAGTGAAATTCGTAAGTCTATTAGAAATCATGGTTTAAAATGGAACAACTTACGAAAAGAATGGTACGGGTTTATTAGCGATCTTGATTCTCTAAAAGTAGAGCTTAGCACCGCCGCTCATAATCTTGAAATTATAAATTAA
- a CDS encoding ParB/RepB/Spo0J family partition protein, which produces MQIIEINPRDCTRWKYADRSHFEFGNTGSLSEDIKENGQVEPVIVRPLLNSQYKYEIIAGSRRFQACFNAGLMLKAVIRDVSDEEAAIIQIKENEHISICDYSKGIYYAKLMKDQKITQDKLSQVIGCSRHKLNSYLCFAKVSDTIWKAVGNTSKVSAKTAETIHALEKNGKAYVDALIDLAEEIRKGTGTHRLTRMVNAIIVGEDSEIIEDGVIKLPSGAIIGTWKNNNLKLAKHLNIDQDKFIKHLIKFF; this is translated from the coding sequence ATGCAGATAATTGAAATCAATCCTAGAGATTGCACTAGATGGAAATATGCAGATCGAAGTCATTTTGAATTCGGCAACACAGGTAGCCTTAGTGAAGATATCAAAGAAAACGGACAGGTAGAACCCGTTATCGTTCGCCCTCTCCTTAATAGTCAATATAAATATGAGATAATTGCGGGTAGTCGTAGGTTTCAGGCTTGCTTTAATGCGGGGCTAATGCTCAAAGCCGTTATTCGTGACGTTTCGGATGAAGAAGCCGCTATTATTCAAATTAAAGAAAACGAGCATATTTCGATCTGTGATTACTCTAAGGGCATTTATTACGCAAAACTAATGAAGGATCAAAAAATAACTCAGGATAAACTATCGCAAGTAATAGGCTGCTCAAGACATAAACTTAATAGCTATCTTTGTTTTGCCAAAGTCAGCGATACTATTTGGAAAGCGGTCGGTAATACTTCTAAAGTATCGGCTAAAACCGCAGAAACAATACACGCACTTGAGAAAAACGGTAAAGCCTATGTCGATGCTTTAATTGATCTTGCCGAAGAAATTCGCAAAGGTACCGGAACTCATAGGCTAACAAGGATGGTCAACGCTATTATTGTCGGTGAGGATTCAGAAATTATAGAAGACGGCGTCATTAAATTACCGTCCGGAGCTATTATCGGTACTTGGAAAAACAACAACCTAAAGTTAGCTAAACATCTAAATATTGACCAAGATAAGTTTATTAAACATTTAATCAAGTTTTTTTAG